The Hemibagrus wyckioides isolate EC202008001 linkage group LG26, SWU_Hwy_1.0, whole genome shotgun sequence DNA window gtgattctgtgtgtgtgttgcgtgaaCCTTAATTTACAGGTTCATCCCTGACGACATGACGTTTGATGATGAACCCAAAGACACAGCGACAGATGTGGATTTGTCCACCTACAAACCCAAACTCTTCACCTCCACCGCCACCACTACAGCTAAGGTGCGCTagtcctgtctttctctttacTGTAAACTGcttactgcacctttaaaggtGACCCGGATTCGTTGTTAAAGTCATAGTGTGACTTGCAGAGTTTGTCTCCACCTACACTAAATGCTGCCATTGACCACAGTCTGATGCTATTATTCACAGAAATGTAGTGGGGAAAAATAttgcaaaagtatgtgcacccctgaccatcacacccatatgttggTTGCTCCCACAAAGTCTGAAGCACACaatctttgtatgctgtaattTCTCTTCACTTAAGGTGTCcacaggtctattttggtgtccctATGGTGTCCACaagtctattttggtgtccctAGGTCtatttggtgtccttaaggtgtccactggtctattttggtgtccttaagatGTCCACAGGTCtatttggtgtccttaaggtgtcttAAGGGAGTGGAATATccacacagagccctgactctgactcaaccccactgaacacctttgggatgaactggagtctcctcaacatgccaacatcagagtctgagctcactgatgctcttgtagctgaatgaacactaatccccacagacacaatacaacatctagtggaaaacattcacagaagagaggagtggagctgattataacagtgaagggaataaatctggaatgagatgttcaccAAGCACATGAGTGTGAAGATCAGAGCAGGGGTGCACTTACTATTTGGCCCTGTAGTGTATGTCATTTCAGTTGAAAATGTGTGCCACTGTGAAAGAATGATGTCCTAAATGACAATTTTGACAAACTGGTGATCCTGCATAAATTTTTCTATACTCAATTTTCTAGAATAGGAGTAATAGAAGAATTTCCAGAAAAATCAACACGTAGAAATCCATAGAAAGCAACACATGTAAAGAATTTCTTTATATAACACACTGAATCGAatctgaatctgtgtgtgtgttctgttcagGTGGAGATAACATGGGACGAGACGGATCACGATCGCATCACCACCCTCAGCAAGCAGTTCAACAAGGACGAGCTGCTCAACATGGACTTCCAGGCCTACCTGGCTTCCTCcagtgaggaggaggacgatGATCATGAGGTCGAGGCAGAAGGTGAGGTGACCTTTAGTGTAGATGATGTTTAAAAATTACACagtaaatgaaaacatactggGAATCTTCCTCAGTTTGGTGTTGCCTCAccgcaagaaggtcctgggttcgaacaggcagggggctttctgtgtggagtttgcatgttctccccgtgccttcgtgggtttactctgggtactccggtttcctcccacagtccaaaaacatgtacattaggttgattggtaattctaaattgcccataggtgtgagtgtttagtagttgtctgtctatatgtgtggccctgtgatggactggcgaactgtccagggtgtacccctgcctttcacccaatgtgtgctgagatccagatccctgtgaccctaattggGAATAAACCAggaatagaaaatggatggatgattcaGAAGATTCAAATTCCAGTAATTTCAAGCAGTGTTTTAGCTGAGCTCTTCCTATGATGTCCCTCTCAGAGGTGAAGCCAGTGAACCTTGTGACAGAGAAGAAAGGAGGGAAGAAGggaaagaaggaggaagagcAGATCGTGAAATACCGTGAGCTTCTGCAGAACATCCAGgataaagaaaggaaggagaagGACAAAGACATGGAGATGGAGATCACATGGGTGCCAGGTACGTCGCATCAGCATGTCGAGTTCATCATTGGACCCCGACAGGGGAGGATGgatttagtgttagtgtttgatttctttttttttttaacaggattAAAGGAGAGCGCTGAGAAACTGGTGAAGAAGAAAATGGAGGGAAAAGACCAAATGACTCCATGGGAGGAGTTTCTGGAGAAGAAAAAGgacaagaagaaagagaagaggaaaggaaagaaggtgAGAGAGGCATTTTTAAGCATTCACTGTTGTTCCTCTTAGCCCTGCCCCTTTTTTCTTTGAAACCGTTCACATGGTCTCACCCCCATCTCCCTGGAGCTACCCACCTGGCCCCACCCACTCATCTCCATCTATTGGCATCTCTGTAGATATCTATTTGGTTCTTCCCTGGTAACTTTGGCACTATGTTCTTGAGCCCTCCATCCCCTTCAGCCTTCTTCACCACCTGGCCATGCCCCCCATAGCAAACCATTTGTCTGGCCACACCAGATCTTACAGCATGACCCTTAATTGAAATCTTAATTGATAATATAATTGTTGAATTTGTGTAACTGATCATTTTTGCAGGAAGTCGAGGACCAGGAAAAGGTAGCTatcagcgatgatgaacttccaCCTGATGTTGACCTGGACGACCCCTTCTTCTCTGAGGAGCTGGGAGGATCTACTGGTCAGTTCCGAATTTTCCTTTTCACCGTCATCtgtcttttgttctctctcaATTGGTCTGTTTTGATGAGTTTTATAAATCTTAATATCTCATGTATAACAGGGACAGCACAGAAAGTCAAGAaatcaaagaaaaacaaaaaggggGAGGAGCAACTAACAGCAGAAGAGGAGGCTGAGCTTGAGAAACGGAAGGTATGCGCCAGACAGTAATTCGAGTGATTCTGCATCGTTTGTATCATAGCTTCATCTGAGGGGGACAAATACGTTTTGATCAAAACCCAACATATTGGTTAAAGATGTAAATTCCACTTTAACAATACTCCATATTTAACTTTTTATAGAGTCTTAGCATGGCCCTGCTCTTCAGGTGTAGGTataatgtgtgtgcgtgtgtgtgtgtggtctcagGCTGAAATGGCTCTCCTGATGGACGACGACGAAGACGAGAAACACCGGCATTTCAACTACGATCAGATCGTGGAGCAGCAGAACCTGagtaagaagaagaggaagaagctCCTGAAGAACAACGCACTGCTGGAGGAGGACAAATTCAAGGTCAGATATCAAACTCTTCTAAAATCATTTACCGAACAGTATATTTCACATTTTGGTAGCAGATCACGATTACACCCGGAACATGAAACGGTCTGTCTTTATAAacgtctgtgtgttttgtgagcaGGTGGACTTGCAGGATCCGCGCTTCCAGGCCATGTTCACGTCCCACCTGTACAACCTGGATCCCTCGGACCCGGCATACAAGAAGACCAGAGGCACTCAGAGCATCCTGGAGGAGAAACAGAGGCGGCgggaggagcagcagcagcagcgcagCCAGCAGGAGGCACTCCAGAATCAGGAGAAACCCAGCAAGAAAACAGAGGAGAATCAGAGCAGGGATGTCGGGGAGACTACGACAGAATCGACGTCGGCGGCTCCGAGTAAAAACCTGGACCCGAGCCTGTCTTTACTTATCAAATCTGTGAAGAAAAAGACCGAGCAATTCCACGCCCGCAAGAAACAGAGGACGAAATAGATCCGGGGCATTGATTTGACTGCGttttagtgtatgtgtttggaACTGAATTTATACAATTTCTCAATTTCTGATGTAAAGTTATTTTGTACAGGAGACGTCATGACCTTAAAACTATCCCATAAAACATTAGTCATCCGAGATCTAAAATATTTCACTATTTTTCCCCTTCTTGTTTTATCAGAAACttatcttttaaataaataaattgatctacattatttaaaactgtgtgtgtatatatatatatatatatatatatatatatatatatatatatatatatatatatatattaagcagTTATCAGGGATGAGCTAgagttgtgatgtcacaaaGCAGGTTTCATAGATTTAGACCAATCACAATAGATATGTAAATTATTAGCTACACTCACGGCTGCGTAAACTGTGCGTTTAGCTAGCTTTTATAAAGGTGATATTAGTGGATGCTATGGCaacgttatttttttttccgcCAGGTTTACTCTGAAAActacaaatcaaaacaaaacgtTGACCCTGAAATGATGCTTGTGTGGACCTGTAACATTTTTGGAGGCTCGAGCGTAATCTGAGGTGGTCTTTTACTCCTCCACCCGgtggtttgatgttttgttccTCCTGAGATGCATTTTTGCTGTAAAGTGTGGCTCATCGGGTTCCTGTTGCCTTTCTGTCCACTTGAAGCATAATATAGCTCTCATCTTGCAGGTGTTAGAAGGACAGCTGACATCTGAGAATCCAACACGTTTCAAGGAGCACTCCGTATCCTTGTCTCAGACACCATACAGTGACCTCACTGTAAaagatcattaaaataacaacaatattaataatgacATCCACAGGGGTGTGTGAACTGAGTTTAtttcagattgtgtgtgtattcactgtGATTAAAGACGCAGTAGGCAATAtcccccccaacccccaaaaAATAGATACAGTAACAAGAGTCACTTCTTCACCAGTGAAAAGTCCAAAAATATCAAAGCACGAGTAAAGTGAGGAACAATGTGACGAGCAGCACGACACATCATCAAGCCCTTCGATAAACAATGGAAAAAGTGctggcttttatttttttttcaacaatcGGAGCTCTTTGTCATAAAACAATGTTCGGAGAACAAAGCTCACTGAGCAAGAGAAAGCCTACAGTGAGGACGGCGAGTGTGTGCAGCACACATCTGATACACGACAACATCTAGCACATCAAGTATAAAAGATGATCAAGTATCCATTTCATAAAATAAGCACTTACCCAGCAGAATGTATGCTAATGTGTACGAAAAAATGACTAACGGCAAACGTTTACTCGGACTGAATACGGCCTAGCGGCtacttcatttatttgttttttgtttagtgttatTACCGAGTTGCAAGCTGCTTTCATATTCTGCGTTTTCAGAAACCAGTCAGCCATTTTCTTGCTAGCGAACCAGAAACACAAGGCACGATGCAGAAACTGACACAGAGTCCGGCTGCTTGATGGCTCCAGACGCCACGGTAGAAATTGGCAAGTGAATTTTAGcactttaattgttttttttaagcaccTGTCTGGTGCTGCTGAAGCTAATCCACAAAACCACAAACGAACGGCACGGTAATATGGCAGAGTTCTGATATACAGACGGAAATCCCTAAAGCTCGATCACTAACAAGATGTGATTAGTATATCGCATGATTAGCATCATCTCTGAAACCTTCCTCCGTTAAAAGACTAGCGCAGATAAACTCGCTGGAGAGGAAATGGTTCAGTGATTAGCTGCGTATGTCAAATGAGAACGATGCAAAATTGttaagctagctagcaaacatGCTTTCTAGCTCTGTTAGCGATGCTGTTCTTCATTCTTAAATGTTCTTatagacagaaaaaataaacgTGAGATTTGAAACATTTCCTTTCAGACGATCTcacatttgtgttttattgtaattCGCCTCGGTGGCATCTTTTAAAAAAGCTGTGAACTGAAAGGGACGCTGTAGAGTTTGCGTTTAGTGTTAGTAAAAGGCGTGGCTGTGGTTTGTTGGCCGTACcggagtgtgttacagtgggtAAACTAACTAATAAGGCAATCGTGTGTAACGTTTAAAATGTAAGGTTTATAACAACATCTAGTGTTGTCTGCTCAGGTCGTGGTGATGAGGGAGCGCTGGTGATTGTCATGCTAGTGATGTCTCTAGTGTGACTGAACGTGTGCTAGCTGCCAGTCAGTATAACACCCCTCAACACCTCAGCATGGTGAGTTTAAACACCCCTCTATACCTCCGCATAGTGAGTTTAAACCCCCCTCAACACCTCGGCATGGTGAGTTTAAACACCCCTCTATACCTCTGAGTATGGAGTTTAAACACCCCTCAACACCTCCGTGTAGTGAGTCCAAACACCCCTCGACACCTCGGCATGGTGAGTTCAAACACCCCTCGACACCTCGGCATGGTGAGTTCAAACACCCCTCTATACCTCGGCATGGTGAGTTCAAACACCCCTCTATACCTCGGCATGGTGAGTCCAAACACCCCTCTATACCTCGGCATGGTGAGTCCAAACACCCCTCTATACCTCGGCATGGTGAGTCCAAACACCCCTCGACACCTCGGCATGGTGAGTCCAAACACCCCTCGACACCTCGGCATGGTGAGTTCAAACACCCCTCTATACCTCGGCATGGTGAGTTCAAACACCCCTCTATACCTCGGCATGGCGAGTTCAAACACCCCTCTATACCTCGGCATGGTGAGTTAAAACACCCCTCTATACCTCAGCATGGTGAGTTTAAACACCCCCCAGCACCTTCTGAATCTAACCCAAGTAAAGTTTAAGTGGAACATGGCAACAAGCCATCAGAAATCCAGGTCTGATGCTGCAGTTACAGATTTGCCACTGATACACCACTACAAGCATGAACAGTGATGTATAAGGGGAAAACTGTTCTGTGAAAATGCCCTGCCTGTTGTTACAACACAGTAACCACAACTATGGCATGAAGGTATATCTGTACAAGCTGGTGTCCTCTAGAGGATTGTCACGCGACCCTGCAGAGCTTACAGGTAAGAAGTCTCTCAGGCATAAAATATGAGCTCAGGTATCTGCCCCCCCTGCACTCCGGTGCCGTTGGTACTGTCCGAGGAGCACTGGAACTGGAAGGTGACCTTCCCGCACTGCACCTCGGTCATTCCTTCTTGGCCGAAGTAGCTGAGctcattgccatccagcaccaCGCTGGCTGTGTAGAACGTGTCAGGCTCCACCTGCACAGGGTGTTCGAAGAACACGGGGAACGTGCCGCTGGAGCCGTCCGAGAAATACTTGACGACGGCGAGGCCCAGCGTGGCTCCCTGTCTCTTGAGCTCAATCTTGGCCTGATATTCGGCCGAGCCGCAGCTGGAGCCGTAGAGGCCGAACCCGGCAATGAAGACGCGCCTGTCCACAGCAAACTGAATGCTGTCACAGCGTCCACGGTAACGCCACTGGTTGCTACGGTAGGCACATGACTGGAAGCGGTGGCAGCGCTGAGGAGTCAGGCCCTTCCTCGGCTGGCTGACGAAGGGCAGCTCAGGTTTGTTAGCTGCCGTGTGCCACAGGAAGACGGCGTTGGTCTCAGCTAGCGTGAGCAGGCCGCACTGCGCCGCACCATTGGCGAACTCATCCAGTGACATTGCTGGGACACGGATGAGGTACAGAGCGTCGCCCAGCACCAACCTCTTGTTTTCGACAGTTGGTTGCAGTTCACGCCGTTGGCACTCGGCCTCTGCCCAGCTGAGCGCCGCCTCCAGAACGACTGTCTCGCTCGCGTTGAGAGTTTCGCGCCGTAGGATGCTCTCCAGCGTACGCAGATCGATATCACAGAAGGCGTCAGAGCGCAGAGCAAGCTCAGCCTGGGCGTCGATCACCTGCCAGCAACGGCGCGTCAGCTCCGGCTCTTCGAACAGGCAGCTCTGTGACAGCAGCACACAGGCGTTGCGTGCGCTCAGGCTGGTCTCCAGGAACGCCACGCAGGCACGTGCCAGGTGAGGAACCATGTACTTCTTGGCAGCGTACAGCGTAGCCAGAACAGTGTCCGCACACAGGTCTATCTCATCACAGTAGATGTATCTGCAGGAGAAAACAGGAGGTGGAGTCAAATGAAAAGTTTCCAGTACAACAGATGGCTGAAACTCTAACAATTCAAGCACTTCTTTATCAGTACAATGCTCTTCTCTACTCTTATAATTCTCACTTGAGCATGGCCAGGAAGGAATGTGGCTCCACGTCTGGGATGCGGATCTCATCCTTATCCTCTGCCAGCTCCCCGTAGAACATGGCATAGAACACAGAGCTCCCGACAGCCAGGatgtactgagagagagagagagagagagagagacagagagagacagaaagagaggggtGTCATTTTAAGTACACTACTCATTATTTAACTGGAACTCAAACGCAAATTTTAACAGCTTTATCCTGAACAAGACACTTAGATTATTCCACTTCTCTTTTTATTGCATCCCATATCATATTTCTATGTATCACTTTATTGTAGAATAAACAAAAGTCATCCTTATTCCTGGTAATTAACCAGATACTGGCTTCTGTTCACACATGGGCACTCTTCGGAACTATATAACatcatttctctttaaatacaCCAGCGCATGTGTGAACAGGgctttagagtgtgtgtttgtaggatAATACTCATTTCTGATCGGCTGGACTCTTTCCCACCCCTACCTTGTGCCCCGGGACTCTTTGTGTGCCCCCGGGAGGGCCGACCACGAAGTGTACGTCTGCCATCAGCTCGTTGTTGAACATGACTGCGTTTCTGGAGACggaaaattaaaaacataacaCAATCTTGTTTAACGTACAGTGGATTTAGTACACTGCTGTAGCGTGATACACAACTagctgtgtgtgagaatgtccaattctgtgtttgtgtgtgtacctctctctGATGGTGGGATAGAGACCTTGCCAGTTGCAGCCCTGaactgtgttgttgttgctgatgtTCTGCTGTTGGTACTGCTGCACCGCCGTAGCCGTCGCCGCCACAGAGGGCAACTTCTTAGCAGCATAAAGCTCACCGGCCATTTTAGCACACCTGGGGGGGTACTCAGGGGGCACTCATGACCAAACTGTTCCCAGGTGATCCGTATGGTAACGCCGCCAGGTATCACCGCTTCACCAAAAACAACTGAACCAtctgaaagaggaaagagtcAGTCAGTAAGaacagggggggaaaaaaacaatgaagGGAGGGAAGAAAGTAAGGACACAGAGGGATGGACTGAAGGAATAAAGTCGGGAAGGAAGGATGGGATCAAGTTTGGATGAatttaggaaggaaggaaaatcaGGACGTTATAAAGCCAGGTAGGAAGGACAATCAGGAAGAAAGAACAGAAGTTCTGTGAGAAAGACTGGATTAAAAATGGAAGTATGACAGCCAGAAAAGAAGAACGGAAGTCATATAGGAAATAAAGAATGAAGTGGTGAAGTCAGGAAGAAAATACAGAAGGAAAGCAGAAAGGATTAAAGTAATGTCCAGACAGAAGCAtgaacatcagaatgaagaagtACATTCAAGAAAGTAAGCCAGAAACACAGGAAGGATGGAAGTGAGGAGGAAAGGAGCAGTGATAGATAGAGAAGATAGAAAGATGGACGATTCAGAAATCTGAAGAAAGAATATAGGTGAAGAGAATGAGGAAAATCTTGGGGGTGAAGAAAGGAAAGTGAAGGCCGGGAAAGGAAGTGAAGAAAAGTGTAGAAAATAACGAAACGTAGCTATCTATTTATCCAGCTTTCTTTGtaggaaaaataaacaggaagaaCTGAAGGAAGGAAATGGCAAAATCAGTCAGATATGATCCAGAAACGAACCCATTGTCCATCTGGAAGGGAATTAAAACGTTATATtagtgaagataaatgaatctCTCAGGGTCAGTgacagaggagaggaaaaacaaTCACTGCAGTGAATGACCACACCAAACTGCCCGCTATATACAGACAGGAAATAACCTCGCTGTCAAGATAACTAGCCTCTAGACGCCGTGACAACAGCAATAAAATGAGCATAAGTACCTCAAATTcgcatttctttaaaaaataatcagcgaTTTATCGACCAGAAGATTCACTCAGATGCGCTTTGATTCTCACACACAGCTGGATTAGCCGGGCTAGCATGTAAACACAAGCTAACGATATTTtggctaaataaataacaactaacgcttaatttaaaaataaacaaaatatataatctAATATGTGTACAATATCACTTAATGGCCTTTATGTGACTCCAGGAAATCTGCAAATCTTAAAAGACACTcgacggaaaaaaaaaagtttaatgtcAGCTAAAGAGTCTGACGACGGCCATATTTACTTGGGACCAATCACAAATGAGCAGAAAGGGCACTTAGTAGGGCGCGTAACCCGCCATGTTCTAGCCTATGAAGTGCACTTAGGAGGCAGGATGTAAATTGGAACACATCCTAAATCTGGCGACGCAACAAATCTGGCCCAGTGACACTCCCTGGTATCGGGTTTGTTTATAATGAGTCTTtgtggctatttttttttttggtttaagatAATGATTAGAATTTTATAGaaatgttattaataaaaagaaatgctgAACAATAATGACGGACacgaataaaaaataattcacttcaGTGTTTGTACGAGTACACAAGCAGATGGCAGCAAAATCACTGGAATGTCATTTCTGTATGCGCTTTAATAGtcatttatttacctttttttttcaatttagtcaaaaaatctaaaagattgACTTTAGTCCTTTTTTAGTCCTTCTTTGAACACACCAAAGTCTTCCGAAGCTCTTGGAGAGTAAGATGTAGACACCACTAGGTAATTTTGGCCTCTGatccttatttattttagttttcctggacatttttttcattacacAAGTCTTCTTTTATGGCAAAGCATTGTGTCATGCTGttattgcatttacatttacatttctggcaatttgcagactctcttatccagagcgacatacaaaagtgttTTGAACACTccatcagtgaatacattaatgGTTCAATAGGACACAGACTTAGGACACCATCAGCCTAAAATGttcatacaacaatacataaaataaacagataaaaagtaagagctagtttaagtgcttcaggaagaggtaggtcttcatccagacatctaggggaagttcattccaccacctcggtgccagaacagagaagagtctagatgtatacctccgtctgaccctgagagatggtgagaccagtcgagcagtgctagtggatcagagggagtgaggtgcagtctgaagagtaataagatctttgaggtcagatggtgctggtccattcttggctttgtaggcaggcgtcagtgttttgaatctgatgaagctaccggaagccagtgagGTGGTTAGTCAGATTGAAAACTAGTCACGCAGCTACATTTTGGATCATTCACAGTGGATAAAAataattggaaaataatcaactattATCAACGCCTCAAAGTGGACTATTTTCCAATGACAGTATGTTCTGAAAGTGTTTCCTTCCTCTTAGACTGCTGcaattctatatattttttaaagattacattaaaacaataaattaaaatgtgacACATCCtacttttttccatttattcgTTTGTTACTTACAATGTAATGTTGTAGGTAAACTGCAGCTTGCTGTGTTATTAAGAACCTGAGATACGTATATAAAAAAAacgccgacactggagactccttccatagatATTACCCGAACACTTCATTATAGAAAACTCCTCCATATGAAGTCATGAGTTATGTGATTTGCAGCAAGGCTGCTGTTAGAGAATATTCAtacacaccttctgaccaatcagaatccaggattCAACAATCaaatgagtcgactctttggTACTTTCAAGTGAACTTTGTCTAAATGAACtgttattttaattgatttaattttgatgatgataccatttaatcattcatttattcatttatattcagtaaCCCACCTTGTGGGTgggtcatgtgtgtgtttgggtttgactcagctttgtgtgtgtgtgtgtgtgtgaaggggtgATCCGTTATGCAGAGATGTTTACTGTTCAAGTCAGTGCACAAGACAATTTCGTTTCATGCTGATTTAATAAACAGGAATAATTTAATTAGTCCTTCGATTTATAAAATATAGAgcaaaaatgcagtttaaaataatttcagGCAAAGAAAAACAACCTCCGGTcataatattgtaatatttgtacgttttaggtaaaaaaaaaaagtagcaggGAGATGACTGAGATctgaaagagtcgactcatACTGGTGATCCGAGCCAAACGATTCGACTCACTGAATACAGCCAGAATTCATAAGAAGAGAACAGTCGGCAGAGGGCGCTGTCTGATCAGAGAACACTgcgagttcacacacacacacacacacacacacacacaccttgctaAGCTAAAAtactactttctctctctctggcttcaTTCCAACCCACACTCTAGAGCCCTGAAGCGTAAATCAGGAAAAACAGAACGTCACTTTTAGGTTGCTATGGTTACGATTAATAATACATTAACGATTAATAATACATTATGGGGCACGGAGGGGGCGTGGCCTTGTTTTCATTCAGCCTGTTGAATGACATGTTTCTCACTATACTGGGTGGAAAATCCGTGCTGTGTATCATACATATAGAAAATACAgagtctgatcagtgctgtgtgtgattatgtaatGTGTACATTCTTGTTTTTCTACATGACTTATCACTTATACCTTTACATTTCTAgtgtttagtattttttgctatattttattttatttttaatttaatacctttttacctgtgtttgtggatgctgctggaagttgtaaatttcccactgggatgaataaagtatctatctatctatctatctatctatctatctatctatctatctatctatctatctatctatctatctatctatctatctatctatctatctactgtaTCTAAAACGCATATGATTAGATCAGGAAGATTAAAGGTGTATGCAGTGCACTACACGTGCTACATTTGAATTTTGAGGGGATTTTATAGTTTAATTAAGTCGTCAGTTTATATAGAATTATTCTTTCTGTCAGAACTTTTAAATAGTCCTTTTTAATGGTGCACTATTCAGTGGCAAAGTTTGTGCCTCCTTCGttactgagtaaaaaaaaagaaaacatacctttattttacattttcctttttttatcagCAAGAAAGGAATGTggagatattaaaaaataaaatccacaaaACAACAGGAGATGAACTCAAGTAAGAAGGTATAAGATATTGTTTGGATTTTTCTTCTACTGTTGATATATTGACACTATTGGCTTTATGTACATTATTCGAGCGTTATGTTTTGATAAGAACAGAAATGTAAGACTTTTAATGCTGTAATGCTTCTGGGTTTCAGTAAGCGCTTCATCCTGGTGGATCTGGAATCTACACCTTGgatgaggcacacacacacacacacacacacacacgctataaATCAGCAGCAGAGCTGCAGCTCTCTCAGATCATTAGCACTTTCCTAAGTGGAACACACGATAACTAAATAAAgttaatgaggaaaaaaacaaaacaaacaggatACCGATGTTCTCAGCGTGGAAACATCCCAAGATCCTCCAGAATGTCACTGTTTGAACTTTAACCAGCGCTGAGAATTTCGTTAATGCGTTAAcatcaagaacaacaacaacaccaacaacaatatcatgtggctctgtgtgtgtgtgtgtgtggggacagAGCAGGCTGAACCTGATCTCAGACCAGGGCTTAAGGGAAAGAGACAGGGCTGGGAATGCAGTTGTGCAGTTGTAGATGCGACAGCAGGGAATAGCACTGTAGTTATGTAATGTTTCACTAATTATGGCAGGgaacagccagagagagagagagagagagagagagagagggagagagagagagagagagcgagagagagagagagagatttttatgttttgttttacttgAAATGTGATTAAATATGTACAGAATGTATACTAGTCAATGCTTTGGcaacattttctataacagtca harbors:
- the esf1 gene encoding ESF1 homolog; translation: MSSKKEMSADERFARVKKDPRFWEMPDMEQKVRIDKRFQSMFHDERFKLKYTVDKRGRPVNHTSTEDLKRFYKLSDSEQSDTDAREEQQEKRKKKKKKKAQAKEEELQDEGEELGKGEGPVSNKSVKKKALKSGVCEKIRKAEPVKGVRVMEEEDDDEIEEEEEDDEEEEEYSDTDKGVGLSASDDDDTDDDNEEEDGEEEDDDDEGESESEDDSDSGPDLARGKGNIETSSEDEDDEEDEREDLLMNEEEEIEHNWGEMWKDAPRAEEVSCRLAVCNMNWDRIKAKDLLALFSSFKPKGGVVLSVTIYPSEFGKERLKAEQSQGPLELTSLPDDPEADTEDQRIYREKVRDYQFKRLRYYYAVVECDSPETAAKIYEECDGFEYESSCSTLDLRFIPDDMTFDDEPKDTATDVDLSTYKPKLFTSTATTTAKVEITWDETDHDRITTLSKQFNKDELLNMDFQAYLASSSEEEDDDHEVEAEEVKPVNLVTEKKGGKKGKKEEEQIVKYRELLQNIQDKERKEKDKDMEMEITWVPGLKESAEKLVKKKMEGKDQMTPWEEFLEKKKDKKKEKRKGKKEVEDQEKVAISDDELPPDVDLDDPFFSEELGGSTGTAQKVKKSKKNKKGEEQLTAEEEAELEKRKAEMALLMDDDEDEKHRHFNYDQIVEQQNLSKKKRKKLLKNNALLEEDKFKVDLQDPRFQAMFTSHLYNLDPSDPAYKKTRGTQSILEEKQRRREEQQQQRSQQEALQNQEKPSKKTEENQSRDVGETTTESTSAAPSKNLDPSLSLLIKSVKKKTEQFHARKKQRTK
- the btbd3a gene encoding BTB/POZ domain-containing protein 3a produces the protein MAGELYAAKKLPSVAATATAVQQYQQQNISNNNTVQGCNWQGLYPTIRERNAVMFNNELMADVHFVVGPPGGTQRVPGHKYILAVGSSVFYAMFYGELAEDKDEIRIPDVEPHSFLAMLKYIYCDEIDLCADTVLATLYAAKKYMVPHLARACVAFLETSLSARNACVLLSQSCLFEEPELTRRCWQVIDAQAELALRSDAFCDIDLRTLESILRRETLNASETVVLEAALSWAEAECQRRELQPTVENKRLVLGDALYLIRVPAMSLDEFANGAAQCGLLTLAETNAVFLWHTAANKPELPFVSQPRKGLTPQRCHRFQSCAYRSNQWRYRGRCDSIQFAVDRRVFIAGFGLYGSSCGSAEYQAKIELKRQGATLGLAVVKYFSDGSSGTFPVFFEHPVQVEPDTFYTASVVLDGNELSYFGQEGMTEVQCGKVTFQFQCSSDSTNGTGVQGGQIPELIFYA